From the genome of Kaistella daneshvariae, one region includes:
- a CDS encoding DUF3817 domain-containing protein yields the protein MNFIENFFAKYSREQLIKWFKQICVAEAISCFLLYCIAMVWKRYDQEGLAPTIFIIIVGNIHGLFFTLYLILLIEARKIYSWDDEDTVFAVLAAFFPFATIWVDKKLARFDRE from the coding sequence ACAGCCGTGAGCAGCTGATCAAATGGTTTAAGCAAATCTGCGTGGCAGAAGCCATTTCCTGCTTTTTGCTCTATTGTATTGCAATGGTTTGGAAACGGTATGACCAGGAAGGATTGGCGCCCACGATTTTCATTATTATCGTCGGGAATATTCACGGATTGTTTTTTACGCTGTATTTAATTTTGCTCATTGAAGCACGGAAAATTTATTCTTGGGACGATGAAGACACTGTTTTTGCGGTGCTTGCAGCATTTTTTCCTTTTGCCACCATTTGGGTGGATAAAAAATTAGCACGTTTTGACCGGGAATAA